Proteins found in one Cobetia sp. L2A1 genomic segment:
- the ppc gene encoding phosphoenolpyruvate carboxylase: MSHDLHESLRDNVRILGDNLGHTIAADLGDEFVERIEMIRALAKRGQQGDLAARHELIDYLRDLPDSDLLPVTRAFNQFLNLSNIAEQHYRGRFKRVEDYRPGSQPDLGELITRIRARGFSPQKIVEELSAMRVDLVLTAHPTEVIRRTLIQKYDAIEGCLTQMEGACDRPEQATLARARLSELISQAWHTDEIRHERPTPVDEAKWGFATIENSLWQAVPDFHRQLDEMTLEAAGERLPLDAAPICFASWMGGDRDGNPNVTARVTRTVLLLGRWMAADLYLRDLEQLKSELSMWKCSAALRAEAGDVAEPYREILRRLILRMESTRDWAKAGLDGKRHEGIDIIETREQLYTPLLTCYRSLCDVGLDTIANGALLDTLRRVTCFGVTLTKLDIRQESTRHSQVFDELTQSLGLGSYFEWDEQERRDFLIRELSNRRPLIPHHWECSTDTREVLDTFKVIAREHREALGTYVISMAGQASDVLAVALLMKEAGGDVRLPIAPLFETLDDLDRSGPVVDALLGTPIYREHAGNRQEVMIGYSDSAKDAGQLAAAWAQYRAQETLVEITRNHGVELTLFHGRGGTVGRGGGPAHAAILSQPPGSVTGSLRVTEQGEMIRFKFGLPDIASRSMEIYVCAVLEASLLPPPAPKQEWRDEMTRLAEVAHKAYVGVVREDPNFVPYFRAVTPETALARLPLGSRPAKRRQDGGVETLRAIPWIFAWTQIRLMLPAWLGSGEAFSKRMDEEGGLELLREMMNDWPFFSTYVDMLEMLLAKADLSTAAYYEQRLVDEPALKALGKSLRDRLVRLEAVVLEIRDQHELLENMPLIRQAIDVRNPYIDPLHGLQAELLQRNRDADGAISAELTRALMVTMAGISAGLRNTG; this comes from the coding sequence ATGAGTCACGATCTGCATGAATCGCTGCGCGATAATGTGCGTATTCTCGGCGATAACCTGGGCCATACCATCGCGGCTGACCTCGGCGATGAATTCGTGGAGCGCATCGAGATGATTCGCGCTCTGGCCAAGCGTGGTCAGCAGGGTGATCTGGCAGCACGTCACGAATTGATCGATTATCTACGCGACTTGCCGGACAGCGACCTGCTACCGGTCACACGCGCCTTCAACCAATTCCTCAATCTCTCCAATATCGCCGAGCAGCACTACCGCGGCCGCTTCAAGCGCGTCGAGGATTATCGCCCTGGTAGCCAGCCGGATCTGGGCGAGTTGATCACGCGCATTCGTGCCCGTGGCTTCAGTCCTCAGAAAATCGTCGAAGAGCTCTCGGCGATGCGTGTCGATCTGGTATTGACCGCACATCCGACGGAAGTCATTCGTCGGACGCTGATTCAGAAGTACGATGCCATCGAAGGCTGCCTGACACAGATGGAAGGTGCCTGTGATCGTCCAGAACAGGCCACGCTCGCCCGTGCGCGACTGAGTGAGCTGATCAGCCAAGCCTGGCATACCGACGAGATTCGTCACGAGCGTCCGACGCCGGTGGATGAGGCCAAGTGGGGCTTCGCGACCATCGAGAACTCGCTGTGGCAGGCCGTGCCTGACTTCCATCGCCAGTTGGATGAGATGACGCTTGAAGCGGCCGGTGAACGTCTGCCGCTCGACGCTGCGCCCATCTGTTTCGCCTCCTGGATGGGCGGTGACCGCGACGGTAACCCGAATGTGACGGCGCGTGTGACACGCACCGTGCTGTTGCTGGGTCGCTGGATGGCGGCTGATCTCTATCTGCGTGATCTCGAGCAGCTCAAGTCTGAGCTGTCGATGTGGAAGTGCTCCGCTGCACTGCGCGCCGAGGCGGGTGACGTGGCGGAACCGTATCGCGAAATTCTGCGCCGCTTGATCTTGCGCATGGAAAGTACACGCGACTGGGCCAAGGCCGGTCTGGACGGCAAGCGCCACGAGGGTATCGATATCATCGAGACCCGCGAGCAGCTCTATACCCCATTATTGACCTGCTATCGCTCGCTATGTGATGTCGGACTCGACACCATCGCCAATGGTGCGCTCCTCGATACCCTGCGTCGTGTGACCTGCTTCGGGGTGACGCTGACCAAGCTCGACATTCGTCAGGAAAGTACTCGCCATTCACAAGTCTTTGATGAGCTGACCCAATCGCTGGGACTCGGCAGCTATTTCGAATGGGACGAGCAGGAACGTCGTGACTTCCTCATCCGTGAGCTAAGCAACCGCCGTCCGTTGATCCCCCATCATTGGGAATGTTCCACCGATACCCGAGAAGTCCTGGATACCTTCAAGGTGATCGCCCGCGAGCACCGTGAAGCGCTTGGCACCTACGTCATCTCCATGGCCGGTCAGGCATCGGATGTGCTGGCGGTAGCACTGCTCATGAAGGAAGCGGGAGGTGATGTGCGCCTGCCTATCGCTCCGTTGTTCGAGACGCTGGATGATCTGGATCGCTCCGGTCCGGTGGTCGATGCGCTGCTCGGCACGCCTATTTATCGAGAGCATGCCGGCAATCGTCAGGAAGTGATGATCGGTTATTCCGATTCCGCCAAGGACGCCGGTCAGTTGGCCGCAGCCTGGGCGCAGTATCGTGCTCAGGAAACGCTGGTTGAGATTACGCGCAATCATGGCGTTGAATTGACGCTGTTCCATGGTCGTGGGGGCACAGTGGGGCGTGGGGGCGGTCCGGCACACGCCGCCATCCTGTCCCAGCCACCGGGTTCAGTGACGGGCTCACTGCGCGTGACCGAGCAGGGCGAGATGATTCGCTTCAAGTTTGGACTGCCGGATATCGCCAGCCGCTCCATGGAGATCTACGTGTGTGCCGTACTGGAGGCCAGCCTGCTACCACCGCCGGCACCCAAGCAGGAATGGCGCGACGAGATGACCCGCCTGGCCGAGGTGGCGCATAAAGCCTACGTGGGTGTCGTGCGTGAAGACCCGAACTTCGTGCCCTACTTCCGTGCTGTGACACCGGAAACGGCACTGGCGCGTCTGCCACTCGGTTCGCGTCCAGCCAAGCGTCGCCAGGATGGTGGCGTCGAGACACTGCGTGCCATTCCGTGGATTTTCGCCTGGACCCAGATTCGCCTGATGCTGCCAGCCTGGCTGGGTAGCGGCGAAGCCTTCTCCAAGCGTATGGACGAGGAGGGTGGGCTTGAATTGCTGCGCGAGATGATGAACGACTGGCCGTTCTTCTCGACCTATGTAGACATGCTGGAGATGCTGTTGGCCAAGGCCGATCTGTCGACGGCTGCCTACTATGAACAGCGGCTAGTCGATGAACCGGCACTCAAGGCGCTAGGGAAATCACTGCGCGACCGCTTGGTGCGGCTAGAAGCCGTGGTGCTGGAAATCCGTGATCAGCACGAGTTGCTCGAAAACATGCCGCTGATTCGCCAGGCAATCGACGTGCGCAACCCGTACATCGATCCGCTGCATGGCTTGCAGGCTGAGCTTCTGCAACGTAATCGGGATGCCGATGGCGCCATTTCCGCAGAGCTGACACGTGCCCTGATGGTGACGATGGCGGGTATTTCGGCAGGCTTGCGCAATACGGGCTAG
- a CDS encoding CynX/NimT family MFS transporter: MRRMPVPLFLLVLILVALNLRPALSSLAPLLDRITQDLGLSTLAAGLLTTLPVVCLGLFAPLAPRLANRLGAERTLSMALVMLGFALWLRASDFTVLLYLGTLLCGGSIGVAGTLLPAIVKREHPERADLFTGVYTMALCLGAALAAGLSVPLANLLDSWQASLTCWVLLVIVALPVWRISMPHPWPKHTSATHDAAPRLWHIPLARHITLFMGCQSSLAYIVFGWLPFLLQQRGLGEVEAGWLMAASVMSQVLTALLAPMIGRMGSDQRPAIVLLLSCTTVGLLGLMIGPLSLRWIFAVLLGFGQGGSFSMALTLLVLRTSDARLAGALSGMAQGTGYMLAALGPLAVGILLQLTDDLRVIAALFALILLVATILGLKAGRRLRIQAHPTRGVEVVEG, encoded by the coding sequence ATGCGCCGAATGCCCGTCCCACTATTTCTGCTGGTGCTGATACTGGTTGCGCTCAATCTGCGCCCGGCTCTGTCCTCGCTGGCCCCGCTACTGGATCGCATCACACAGGATCTTGGCCTGAGCACACTGGCAGCTGGGTTACTCACCACCTTGCCAGTTGTGTGTCTGGGGTTGTTCGCCCCCCTGGCTCCCCGTCTTGCCAATCGACTGGGGGCAGAGCGTACCCTGAGCATGGCACTGGTGATGCTAGGGTTCGCACTATGGTTACGCGCCAGTGATTTCACCGTACTGCTCTATCTCGGCACATTACTGTGCGGTGGGAGTATCGGCGTAGCCGGCACCCTGTTGCCTGCCATCGTCAAACGCGAGCACCCCGAGCGAGCAGACCTTTTCACGGGCGTTTACACCATGGCGCTCTGCTTGGGCGCCGCACTGGCAGCAGGTCTCAGTGTGCCGCTGGCCAATCTTCTGGATAGCTGGCAAGCCTCGCTGACCTGTTGGGTGCTGCTCGTGATCGTGGCACTGCCAGTGTGGCGGATCAGCATGCCGCACCCATGGCCAAAGCATACTTCCGCAACTCATGACGCCGCACCACGCCTTTGGCATATACCGCTAGCCCGCCACATCACGTTATTCATGGGGTGCCAATCATCACTGGCCTATATCGTCTTTGGCTGGCTACCCTTTCTGCTCCAACAACGCGGACTTGGCGAGGTCGAGGCCGGCTGGCTGATGGCCGCCTCGGTAATGTCTCAGGTACTGACCGCGCTGCTCGCCCCCATGATAGGTCGCATGGGCAGTGATCAACGCCCTGCCATCGTCCTACTACTGTCGTGTACGACCGTGGGTCTCCTGGGGTTGATGATTGGGCCATTATCACTACGCTGGATCTTCGCCGTACTACTGGGCTTCGGCCAGGGTGGCAGCTTCTCCATGGCGCTGACGCTGCTGGTGCTCCGCACTTCCGATGCTCGCCTCGCCGGAGCTTTATCCGGCATGGCACAAGGCACTGGCTACATGCTTGCGGCACTCGGGCCACTGGCAGTCGGCATTCTGCTGCAACTCACCGATGATCTACGTGTCATCGCCGCCCTTTTCGCACTGATTCTGCTCGTCGCCACCATTCTTGGCCTCAAGGCAGGTCGTCGCCTGCGTATTCAGGCACACCCAACCAGAGGTGTTGAAGTCGTCGAGGGCTAG
- a CDS encoding DUF979 domain-containing protein — MNGIDVLYLITGFTLMAFAVLTLFDHEHPRRWGTSAFWMIFGISLAFGQWLPDVGVGIAMLALALLAATGQLGFGNYQTLSDEARLARRQRLGSRLFIPALVIPVGTFLYTFATGQSALVGLGAATVLAFAVALLLLRERPTTGMQEGRRLADSIGWAAILPQFLAALGLLFDQAGVGQTIAGLVSSVVPDTSLIACVVAYCLGMAIFTMLMGNGFAAFAVITSGIGYPLVIALHGGNPAIVGVLGMLSGYCGTLMTPMAANFNIVPAALLELDDRYHIIRTQIIPALIMLAANISLMLLLAF, encoded by the coding sequence ATGAATGGCATCGACGTGCTTTACCTGATCACCGGCTTCACCCTCATGGCCTTTGCCGTACTGACGCTCTTTGATCATGAACATCCCCGTCGTTGGGGCACCAGTGCCTTCTGGATGATCTTCGGCATCAGCCTGGCATTTGGCCAATGGCTACCCGACGTCGGGGTCGGCATCGCCATGCTGGCGTTGGCGCTACTGGCAGCGACCGGCCAGCTCGGATTCGGCAACTACCAGACACTGAGTGATGAAGCGCGCCTGGCTCGCCGGCAACGGCTGGGATCACGACTGTTCATCCCCGCGCTGGTCATTCCCGTTGGCACCTTCCTCTATACCTTTGCCACGGGCCAGAGCGCACTGGTGGGTCTGGGTGCGGCGACCGTATTGGCCTTCGCCGTCGCCTTGCTGCTGTTGCGTGAGCGCCCCACCACCGGCATGCAGGAAGGTCGCCGGCTGGCCGATTCGATTGGCTGGGCAGCAATCCTGCCTCAATTTCTGGCAGCACTGGGTCTGTTGTTCGATCAAGCCGGTGTGGGTCAGACCATCGCCGGACTGGTCTCAAGCGTGGTGCCGGATACCAGTTTGATAGCCTGTGTCGTCGCGTATTGTCTGGGGATGGCGATCTTCACCATGCTGATGGGCAATGGTTTTGCTGCCTTTGCCGTGATCACGTCCGGTATCGGATACCCGCTGGTCATCGCTCTGCATGGTGGCAACCCGGCCATTGTCGGTGTCCTGGGCATGCTATCCGGTTACTGCGGTACGCTGATGACTCCCATGGCCGCCAATTTCAATATCGTACCGGCCGCCCTGCTGGAGCTGGATGATCGCTATCACATCATTCGCACCCAGATCATTCCGGCACTGATCATGTTGGCAGCCAATATCAGTCTGATGTTGCTACTGGCGTTCTGA
- a CDS encoding asparaginase: protein MTPEIHILVLYTGGTLGMVESEQGLVTAGGFDQRLRKALNQLSPSRRGRLPAFTLREFPQLIDSSSATPADWQKIAGEIADAYDSFDGFVVLQGTDTLAWTASSLAFQLKGTARPVVVSGAQLPLEAEGSDALANVELALAAAAQPMLNEVVVAFGGQLLRGVCTRKWFTQDHRGFTTPNTPLLGEWVDDRVVLYAGRLLDDQGPAFELPDYACLGQDAVIRLSLYPGISAESVRVQLMRPQVKGAVLELWGSGNLPEDAELLGVLADARGEGKLLAGISQCPHGSVSIGHYAAGAGLATIGVLSGDDMTLEAAFSKLLHLVALNQDEAWQRERFLMPLVAERSSGLL from the coding sequence ATGACTCCCGAGATACATATTCTGGTGCTCTATACCGGCGGCACACTGGGCATGGTGGAGAGTGAACAAGGGCTGGTGACAGCCGGTGGCTTTGATCAGCGTCTGCGCAAGGCATTGAACCAGCTCTCACCGAGTCGTCGTGGCCGTCTGCCTGCCTTCACGCTGCGCGAATTTCCGCAATTGATCGATTCTTCGTCAGCCACGCCTGCCGATTGGCAGAAGATCGCCGGCGAGATTGCCGATGCCTATGACAGCTTCGACGGTTTCGTGGTACTGCAGGGTACGGACACATTGGCATGGACGGCTTCCAGCCTGGCCTTCCAGCTCAAGGGCACGGCACGACCCGTGGTGGTCAGTGGCGCTCAGCTACCGTTGGAAGCCGAAGGTAGTGATGCACTAGCCAATGTCGAGCTGGCGCTGGCGGCAGCGGCTCAACCGATGCTCAACGAGGTGGTGGTTGCCTTTGGTGGTCAGCTGCTGCGCGGTGTCTGCACGCGAAAGTGGTTCACTCAGGATCATCGTGGCTTCACCACGCCCAATACGCCACTACTGGGTGAATGGGTCGATGACCGCGTGGTGCTCTACGCAGGACGCCTGTTGGACGATCAAGGCCCCGCCTTTGAATTACCGGATTACGCATGCCTCGGGCAGGATGCCGTCATTCGATTGTCTCTATATCCCGGCATCAGTGCTGAGAGCGTGCGTGTTCAGCTGATGCGGCCCCAGGTAAAAGGGGCTGTGCTGGAGTTATGGGGGAGTGGCAATCTCCCAGAGGATGCTGAGCTCCTCGGTGTGTTGGCCGATGCACGTGGCGAGGGCAAGTTGCTCGCGGGTATCAGCCAATGTCCGCATGGCTCAGTGAGCATTGGCCATTACGCGGCAGGCGCCGGCTTGGCCACTATCGGCGTGCTGTCGGGAGACGACATGACGCTGGAGGCAGCTTTCTCGAAACTGCTGCACCTGGTGGCACTCAATCAGGATGAAGCATGGCAACGTGAGCGTTTTCTGATGCCATTGGTCGCAGAACGTTCCAGTGGCTTGCTTTGA
- the pcp gene encoding pyroglutamyl-peptidase I: MSRLLLCGFEPFGTDSVNPALQIIEALDGQRLTLPDQTQDSVDIIACRVPVTRFAAIDSVIDAIDMHAPDVVIMLGQASGRSAITPERIAINLDDYRIVDNGGHQPVDEPIEPDGPDGCFTTLPIKAMVSDLQAAGLPASVSFSAGTFVCNHLFYGIQRYLAESPIRSGFVHIPALPEQSLDGRLPTMSLGSLLEGVRILCISAMSHHEDMHLGGGNIS; the protein is encoded by the coding sequence ATGTCGCGTCTTCTCCTTTGCGGTTTCGAGCCCTTCGGCACCGATAGCGTCAATCCCGCTCTCCAGATCATCGAGGCACTCGATGGACAAAGGCTGACACTTCCTGATCAGACACAGGATTCAGTCGACATCATCGCGTGCCGCGTGCCCGTCACACGCTTTGCGGCTATCGACAGTGTCATCGACGCCATCGACATGCACGCGCCCGATGTCGTTATCATGCTGGGCCAGGCCAGTGGCCGCAGCGCCATCACGCCAGAGCGAATCGCCATTAACCTTGATGACTATCGCATCGTGGACAACGGCGGGCATCAGCCGGTGGATGAACCCATCGAACCCGATGGTCCCGATGGATGCTTCACGACACTGCCCATCAAGGCCATGGTCAGTGACCTTCAAGCTGCCGGACTCCCGGCCAGTGTGTCCTTTAGCGCTGGCACCTTCGTGTGCAATCACCTCTTCTACGGAATCCAGCGTTATCTGGCCGAGAGTCCCATCCGCTCAGGTTTTGTGCACATCCCTGCCCTTCCGGAGCAGAGTCTCGACGGCCGCCTCCCTACCATGAGCCTCGGCAGCCTGTTGGAGGGTGTGCGCATTCTGTGCATCAGTGCCATGTCACATCATGAAGACATGCATCTCGGCGGTGGCAATATCAGCTAA
- a CDS encoding DUF969 domain-containing protein, with product MLSLIGVVIIVVGLALRLNALLVVLVAGFSSGLVAGMSPTEILAALGKAFTDNRAVSLFIITLPVIGLLERNGLRDQAEHLVQKLRVASAGRITFSYLILRKLTNAFGLQLGGHPAMIRPLVAPMSVGAAERDLPPAALESTRFHALSQRIRVLNAISENFGNFFSQLIFVASGGLLLIKSVLDKSGAQVSLAEMALYAIPTALVSLVVVFVMCRLLDKRIRHEQRLLREEYPGTPGETGSVASDPINATPAQESRS from the coding sequence ATGCTCTCGCTGATCGGTGTTGTCATCATTGTCGTCGGCCTTGCTCTGCGCTTGAACGCCCTGTTGGTGGTATTGGTCGCAGGCTTCTCCTCTGGACTGGTAGCGGGGATGTCGCCCACGGAAATACTTGCGGCACTCGGCAAGGCCTTTACCGACAATCGTGCCGTTTCTCTTTTCATCATTACACTTCCGGTGATCGGGCTACTGGAACGCAATGGTCTGCGTGACCAGGCAGAACACCTGGTACAGAAACTGCGCGTGGCAAGTGCCGGGCGCATCACCTTCAGCTATCTCATTCTGCGCAAGCTGACCAACGCCTTCGGCCTGCAATTGGGAGGGCACCCTGCAATGATTCGCCCGCTGGTCGCTCCGATGTCGGTAGGCGCCGCTGAGCGTGATCTACCCCCTGCCGCGCTCGAATCCACACGCTTTCATGCCCTAAGTCAACGCATCCGAGTGCTGAATGCCATCAGCGAGAACTTCGGCAACTTCTTCAGTCAGCTCATTTTCGTCGCCTCGGGTGGCCTTCTGCTGATCAAGAGCGTGCTGGACAAGAGTGGCGCCCAGGTCAGCCTGGCGGAAATGGCGCTTTATGCCATCCCTACCGCCCTCGTCTCACTGGTAGTGGTCTTCGTGATGTGTCGTCTACTGGACAAGCGCATTCGTCACGAACAGCGTCTTCTACGCGAAGAGTATCCAGGCACACCCGGCGAAACAGGCTCAGTGGCAAGTGACCCTATCAACGCCACGCCTGCGCAGGAGAGCCGCTCATGA